The Gracilibacillus caseinilyticus genome segment AAATTATCGAAGAGGAACAACTCATTCAAAACTCCGAATCTCTAGGTGAATGGTTGTTGCAAGAATTACAACCATTAATGGACCACCCGAATGTAGGAGACATCCGCGGAAAAGGATTACTCGCAGGTATTGAATTAGTGAAAGATAAAACATCAAAAGAACCAATAGAAGAGGAACGAGCAGCAAGCATCGTGAAAGTGTGTAAAGAACAGCATATATTAATTGGTAAGACTAGTGATACCGTTGCTGGGTTTAATAATATTATTACCATGTCTCCACCGCTTTCTATCACCAAAGATGAACTCCAGCTAATCATCGATGCATTGAAAATGGCGATAGCCAAATTATAATGAACCGAAAGGAGATTATCTATGATTATTGGCGTTCCTAAAGAAATAAAAAATAATGAAAATCGTGTTGCGCTGACACCAACAGGAGTAGCACAATTTATCGATAATGAACATCAGGTTGTAATAGAAAAGGACGCTGGTACAGGTAGTGGTTTCTTAGATCAGGAATACCTCGAAACAGGTGCGACCATCGAGGCTAACGCAGACGATGTGTGGAAGCAGGCTGATATGATTCTAAAGGTAAAAGAGCCATTAGCATCAGAATATCGTTATTTCAGGGAAGATCTCATCCTCTTTACTTATTTACATCTAGCAGCAGAACCGGAATTAGCGAATGCATTAATCGATTCAAAGATCACAGCTATCGCCTATGAAACCATTGAAGAGAATGGAAAATTGCCCTTGCTTACACCAATGAGTGAAATCGCCGGAAGGATGGCTTCACAAATAGGTGCACAGTTTTTAGAAAAAATACATGGAGGAAAAGGAATTCTCTTATCTGGTGTCCCTGGCGTCTCACGCGGTAAAATAACCGTTATTGGCGGTGGTGTTGTCGGGACAAATGCAGCCAAAATTGCCATCGGATTAGGTGCAGACGTGACAATAATTGACCTTAATCCTGATAGACTACGAGAATTGGATGACTTATTTGGCAATCACATCCGCACACTGATATCCAATCCAGCAAACATTGCCAGTGCAGTGACAGAATCCGACCTGGTAATCGGTGGCGTGCTCATTCCGGGCGGAAAAGCACCAAAGCTCGTTTCAGAAGAAGTAGTTAAAAAGATGAGTCCAGGCTCTGTCATTGTGGATGTGGCCATTGATCAAGGCGGCATTGTCGAAACTGTCGATCACATTACGACTCACGATCACCCTACGTACACAAAACATGACGTCGTTCATTATGCAGTAGCAAACATGCCTGGATCTGTCCCGAGAACCGCAACAAATGCGCTAACCAATGTCACCCTCCCCTATGCACTCAGCATTGCCAATAAAGGTCTTACGGAAGCATGCAAAAGGAAACCATCGATCCAAAAAGGCATCAATGTCGAAAACGGGAAAATTACACACGAGCTAGTTGCGAAAGATCTTGAGAAGACATTGGTTAATTGAGAATATAATGCATAATTTGTCCTATGCTCTCATTGTCCAAAGACTATAGATGCTTTAGCGTGGACAGAAATGAATGTGTGAAGGCTTGAAACCGACCAATCAAGATATCAATCTCTATTGCTACGTTATAGATGAAGGGAACTACGAAATGACACTTTTTTTAGAACACTTCTCTTCATTCTCTATTGTGAATTCACTAATTGTCCGATAGAAGTGTTCAAACGGACAAAAACCGATGGAAATGATGCGGAGTTGTCCGATAGAATCTTCTATTTAGTATTAGATAGTGAAATTGTCGAGCAAGAGGCAAAACTCGTATCCATTGTGGTCCAGCAGGCAGCAATCTCCGCATGTATTACCTAAATCGTTTAAAAGTTATTTATAATGTTTGCAATACAGTGGCAATTAGCTGTATAAAGATACATTACAGATTTTTCTTGGTTCAGGCGTTTCTTCTCTATCTCGCTTTCCTTACGCTTGAAGTTGCTCTAACTTCAGGCGTTTCGTTCGTTTGGCCTTCCTTCCATTGAAATTCCCTTCAACAGAGAACACATCTTCTAATCGTGCATCGTTCATAAAAACGTATATTTGCGAAAGGTTCCGATGCTTTTATCGAAAACTTAAAACCTGTTCTCACCTAACTCACTTATGACGATTATGAATTAACGCAAATTGCTGTGCCAGATAATTCGGACTGTATGGCATATCATTTCTCAACCAAGCAACAATTGTTCCAATCAATGCAGATGAATCATACCAGATCAGTATCTCTTTTTGAATACTCGCTTTCTCGGCAAAAGATTCATTGCCTCGATTTTCAATTCCGGACATAATTTTGTCCACCAGAAGCTGCATAAGGCGATCTTTAAATACTGGAACGCCTCTCGTTGTCAGAACGACTTTATAAAAGTTAGCATTAGCTGCTATATGCTCCAGGCATTTGGACAATACTTCTCCTGTAGGCTGTTTTGATGTTCGGTTGATTCTTGCCTCTTCTATAACACTGGAGATATCTTCTACCATATCATCCGCCATCTTGTCCATCATATCAGTAATATCTTTGTAATGCAGATAAAATGTTACCCGATTAATGGTAGCCCTTTCTGCCAGCCGGTTAACTGAAATTTTCTTAATATCCATTTCTAACAGCAAATCGATAAAGGCATCTCGAAGTAACTGACGTGTACGAATAATACGTGGATCGACTTTTTCTTTTGTCTTCACCATTCTCTTTCCTCCCACTCTATATTTACATATGATTATTTAATGTAGTATTTGTCTCTATTTTGCTACACTATAGTTCAATTTGTAAACTAATTTACACTTTATAAATTATTGTTGGTTGAATACTGGCATAATAACAATTATAATGTTCTTTGTGTCTTAATTTAAACAACAATTTGTAAATTAAATAGCTTGATCAACCATAAAGGTTGCAGAAAGGATGAACAATATTGACAACTAGTGCTAAAACAGGAAATAATGCAAAAAAATGGTCGATTTTAACCATTATGATTTTAGGTTCGTTTTTTGCATTATTTAATCAAACCACGATGACAGTCGCACTCCCACCACTAATGGAAGCATTTAACATAGACGCGTCAACTGGACAATGGCTGACTACAGGTTACATGCTGGTAAATGGCGTATTGATTCCGGTTACTGGATTCTTAATGAAACGCTTCTCGACAAGACAATTATACTTAGCTGCAATGATTATTTTCCTTATAGGTACTCTCGTATCTGCAATTGCACCAACTTTTGTCATATTACTTTCTGGTCGTCTGATTCAAGCCGCATCAACAGGAATTATGATGCCTTTGTTAATGAATGTCGTATTGTCATTATTCCCACCAGAAAAACGGGGAACAGCAATGGGGACTGTTGGACTGGCAATCATCTTCGCACCTGCTATTGGTCCGACATTGGCCGGATATATTTTAGATAATTTTTCTTGGCGTGTGTTATTTTTTGGAATGATTCCATTTGTTCTTATAATTATTATATGCGCATCAATCTTTTTGAAAAATGTATCAGAAACAACAACTAGCAAAATGGATTTTGTCAGTCTCGTATTATCCACTATTGGTTTCGGCGGTATTTTATATGGATTCAGTGAAGCAGGTAATAATGGGTGGGGGCATTTGGAAGTTGTAATATCACTCATAATCGGTTTTATCACAATTGGCGTATTTACTTGGAGACAGCTTAAGTCAAATGATCCGTTTCTTGACTTACGGGTTTTCCGTTACAATATGTTTTCCTTAACAACCATTATTAACTGCACCGTAACATTTGTCATGTACGCAGATATGATTTTATTACCACTTTATTTACAAAATGCCCGAGGTTTTTCTGCGTTAGAATCAGGCTTATTAATGTTACCTGGTGCATTGTTGATGGGCTTGCTGAGTCCTGCTGTTGGTAGATTGTTTGATCGATTTGGAGTCAAATGGCTTGCAATTATCGGGTTAATTATTATTTTGCTTACAACCTATTCCTTTACTAATCTGACCGATTCGATCAGCTATACGGTACTGATTTTAATGTATGCTGGACGTAGATTAGGTATGGCGCTGTTCTTGATGCCATTACAAACAGCTGGTTTAAATCAATTGCCGAATAGTTTGCACGCACACGGTACAGCGATATCGAACACCACCCGTCAAGTAGCCGGAGCCATCGGTACATCGTTAATTGTCACGATTATGACGAGCAGAACAAAAGACCACCTTCAAGAAATGATCACAAATGGCGCTGCCGGATCACAGGAACATTTAACAATGGAAGCGTCCATTCAAGGTATTAATGATGCCTACTTTACGATGTTATTTTTTGCATTCATCAGCCTTGTCCTCTCGTTCTTTATTAAACGGGTAAAACAAGCATCTGAAAACAGCTTACAAACTTCTAATTAGCATAAATTAGTGGGAAAGACTTGGCCATTGGTCAAGTCTTTTTTTTGCTATTGACACTCGAAAATCATCAAGTATCTTTATTTTGCTTTCGATAGGAATAAATGGAATTTTATGTTAAACTAATCTTTAGGGCTTAGTGCAGATAGATAGCGCTTTACTAGTAGTTTCACATGGTGAAAGCAACGAATGAAAACTTGGTTTTGGATTTGTTTAATAGCTGTCCTGTCCTTTTTCACAGGTGAGCTCGTTTTACTTATCTTAAATGAAATTAGTACAATATTGAAGGATTTCTATGAAACAAGAATAAATAGATTAAAAAGTTGTATAACAAGATAACAAGCTTATTCAATTACATGATAAAGGAAGTTACTTATGAGAAAAATGTATGTTAGGTACGACTTATTATATATTCTGCTACTATTTACAGGCGTTAGTCTTTTTGCTATTTATAATGCTCAGCAATTAAATCAATATGAAGGTGAGAATTTTGTATTCAAACAAGCTGTATGGATTTTACTGGGAATTATAGCAATTGCTTGCCTACAATTATTAGAGACACAAACTATTTACTTACTAAGTACCGTTTCATATTATTTCGGCCTATCTTTACTAGTAGTTTTACTTATTAGTCCTGAAACTATAGTACCCACTCTTAATGGAGCGAATAGCTGGTTCCAATTCAACGGAATTACTTTTCAGCCATCTGAACTAACCAAAATCACAACCATACTATATTTATCTTATGCCATCTCTAAGCATAAGGAGAAGTTCCATACTTCAAGCTTAAAGTATGATTTACTTCTCTTTATAAAAATTTTATTAATTGGCCTTGCGCCTGTTGTCTTAATATTACTTCAGCCTGATTTTGGTACTGCTATGGTTCTTGCAGGCATAACGATTATTATGTTGTTCCTCTCAGGTATCAATTGGAAAATAATTTTCGGAATTGCTACTGTAACAATTACAGTAGCAAGTATATTCATTTTTATGGCAATTAATCTACCTGATGTCATGCAAAACACTTTTAAAATTGATAATTACCAAATTAATAGAATCGAAACATGGATCGGATTAGGAGATAATGATTCAGGTAATTCTTATCAAATTGATAAAGCCTTGGTTGCTATCGGTTCTGGTTACCTCCATGGGTATCAAGGTGAAACCTCATCAATTTATATACCAGAAGCTCATACAGATTTTATATTTTCAATCATTGGTCACAACTTCGGCTTTATCGGAGCGGCAATTGTCATTTTCTTGTACTTCTTTTTAATCTATACATTAATACAGATTGGATTAAAATTATATAACATCAATTTATTCGGTTCATATATTTGTTTTGGTTATATTACTTTAATCTTAATCCACACCATTCAAAACATAGGAATGAATGTAGGAATAATGCCTATTACCGGTATACCGTTACTATTAATCAGTTACGGCGGAAGCTCCACTTTAACTTCTTTGATCGGATATGGATTAATTTATAAAGCTGGATGCGAACTATTAAAAGAAGAAGATTATATGTTCAAAGAGAGTGAAGTGCACTAACTCTTATCTGGTAAAATTTATTTGTATTATGATGATTTTCGTTATTTTTATCACTGACTGTGCCGACACGAACTTCTCAATAATCCCACTCCTCCGCAATTTTGCTTTGAGTTTTATTTTAAGATCTTTAGAAAAACCGGATATTCTCCCGGTTCTAACTAATATATATAGAACTTCCTTTAATACGGATTATGTAAAGTAGCTTAGCGGTTATTTTGAATTGTTGTTATGTGGAAGGATATCGCTCCGGCCAACCACTTCGCGTCCTGAGGGCACGGCTGAAGCTAACTTTGTGAAGAATACCGCTTCACAAAGTGGATCTTCAGCACCTGCACCTCCCGCGGGAATCTACGTGGTTGACCTGCGCTAGGATAGGTACTCTACAACTTTTGTAAGAACTAGCATATTGAGCGCATCCACAAATAATAGCATTTGAATGAATAACATAAAGCCTAGAACCACTGCTTTTAGCTGTTCCATACGTTGTAGCACTTCCTTAAGCGTAGGAAATATGCGAAGACTCCGCATGAGTCAGCGCGCGAGCTGAAGATCCACTTTGTCTGTGCCTGTGTCTGCAAGTATCGCTTTGAAGTGAGCTAACTCGGCACAAGGCAGCAAAGAAGTTGTTCAAGTAGTAGCCCGTGCCCCACAGGACGCGCAGCATATTTCCGGAGCTATGCTTAGCACTCAAGACATATCAAAATCAACACTAAGATACTTTACATAATCCGTATTATAAGAACTCATACTGCAATATTATTTTATGATTTGCCTTCATGACAGTCATAATATAAAATACTTTCCTTACTTAACGAAAACATCATTTTAACCGAAACCATCGGTGATAGTACAGGAAGAAAATTAACAAGAGAAGAGTCAATCATTGTTAGAGAATTGTTCACTTCCAAGGACTTTTCATAAATAAAGGAGTGGTTTCTTGAAAAACAAACAGCTTGTAAAATATTTCATATACTCCATTGTTGTAGCTGGACTTTAATAGC includes the following:
- the ald gene encoding alanine dehydrogenase — encoded protein: MIIGVPKEIKNNENRVALTPTGVAQFIDNEHQVVIEKDAGTGSGFLDQEYLETGATIEANADDVWKQADMILKVKEPLASEYRYFREDLILFTYLHLAAEPELANALIDSKITAIAYETIEENGKLPLLTPMSEIAGRMASQIGAQFLEKIHGGKGILLSGVPGVSRGKITVIGGGVVGTNAAKIAIGLGADVTIIDLNPDRLRELDDLFGNHIRTLISNPANIASAVTESDLVIGGVLIPGGKAPKLVSEEVVKKMSPGSVIVDVAIDQGGIVETVDHITTHDHPTYTKHDVVHYAVANMPGSVPRTATNALTNVTLPYALSIANKGLTEACKRKPSIQKGINVENGKITHELVAKDLEKTLVN
- a CDS encoding FtsW/RodA/SpoVE family cell cycle protein, with the protein product MRKMYVRYDLLYILLLFTGVSLFAIYNAQQLNQYEGENFVFKQAVWILLGIIAIACLQLLETQTIYLLSTVSYYFGLSLLVVLLISPETIVPTLNGANSWFQFNGITFQPSELTKITTILYLSYAISKHKEKFHTSSLKYDLLLFIKILLIGLAPVVLILLQPDFGTAMVLAGITIIMLFLSGINWKIIFGIATVTITVASIFIFMAINLPDVMQNTFKIDNYQINRIETWIGLGDNDSGNSYQIDKALVAIGSGYLHGYQGETSSIYIPEAHTDFIFSIIGHNFGFIGAAIVIFLYFFLIYTLIQIGLKLYNINLFGSYICFGYITLILIHTIQNIGMNVGIMPITGIPLLLISYGGSSTLTSLIGYGLIYKAGCELLKEEDYMFKESEVH
- a CDS encoding TetR/AcrR family transcriptional regulator, which codes for MVKTKEKVDPRIIRTRQLLRDAFIDLLLEMDIKKISVNRLAERATINRVTFYLHYKDITDMMDKMADDMVEDISSVIEEARINRTSKQPTGEVLSKCLEHIAANANFYKVVLTTRGVPVFKDRLMQLLVDKIMSGIENRGNESFAEKASIQKEILIWYDSSALIGTIVAWLRNDMPYSPNYLAQQFALIHNRHK
- a CDS encoding DHA2 family efflux MFS transporter permease subunit → MILGSFFALFNQTTMTVALPPLMEAFNIDASTGQWLTTGYMLVNGVLIPVTGFLMKRFSTRQLYLAAMIIFLIGTLVSAIAPTFVILLSGRLIQAASTGIMMPLLMNVVLSLFPPEKRGTAMGTVGLAIIFAPAIGPTLAGYILDNFSWRVLFFGMIPFVLIIIICASIFLKNVSETTTSKMDFVSLVLSTIGFGGILYGFSEAGNNGWGHLEVVISLIIGFITIGVFTWRQLKSNDPFLDLRVFRYNMFSLTTIINCTVTFVMYADMILLPLYLQNARGFSALESGLLMLPGALLMGLLSPAVGRLFDRFGVKWLAIIGLIIILLTTYSFTNLTDSISYTVLILMYAGRRLGMALFLMPLQTAGLNQLPNSLHAHGTAISNTTRQVAGAIGTSLIVTIMTSRTKDHLQEMITNGAAGSQEHLTMEASIQGINDAYFTMLFFAFISLVLSFFIKRVKQASENSLQTSN